One Ornithorhynchus anatinus isolate Pmale09 chromosome 2, mOrnAna1.pri.v4, whole genome shotgun sequence DNA segment encodes these proteins:
- the GXYLT1 gene encoding glucoside xylosyltransferase 1, translating into MLPSDVCGMTCFWEATLRYNLLKAQPVEKMHLAVVACGERLEETITMLKSAVIFSIKPLQFHIFAEDQLHQSFRDILDSWTFLQKFNFTLYPITFPPENAAEWKKLFKPCASQRLFLPLILKEVDSLLYVDTDILFLRPVDDIWSFLKEFNSTQIAAMAPEHEEPRIGWYNRFARHPYYGKTGINSGVMLMNMTRMRRKYFKNDMTTARLQWGDILMPLLKKYKLNITWGDQDLLNIMFFHNPESLFVFPCQWNYRPDHCIYGSNCQEAEEEGIFILHGNRGVYHDDKQPAFRAVYEALRNCSFEDDKIHSLLHPLELELQKTVHTYCGRIYKLFIKQLTKSIKDSYGRPPRER; encoded by the exons GTATAATTTACTGAAAGCACAGCCTGTTGAGAAAATGCACCTAGCCGTTGTTGCATGTGGTGAGCGACTGGAAGAAACTATAACTATGTTAAAATCAGCAGTTATTTTTAGCATCAAACCTTTACAATTCCACATTTTTGCTGAAGACCAACTGCACCAAAGCTTCAGAGACAtt cTTGACAGCTGGACATTTTTACAAAAATTTAATTTTACTTTATATCCAATAACTTTTCCACCCGAAAATGCAGCAGAATGGAAAAAACTCTTCAAACCATGTGCTTCACAAAGATTGTTCTTACCA CTAATTCTGAAAGAAGTTGACTCATTACTCTATGTCGACACGGATATCCTTTTCTTACGACCTGTTGATGATATTTGGTCTTTCCTGAAAGAATTCAATTCCACACAAATTGCTGCAATGGCACCAGAACATGAAGAGCCTCGTATTGGATGGTATAATCGATTTGCCAGGCACCCATACTATGGAAAAACTGGAATAAATTCTGGCGTAATGTTAATGAATATGACGCGAATGAGAAGAAAATATTTCAAG AATGATATGACAACAGCACGGCTACAGTGGGGAGATATACTTATGCCGTTACTAAAAAAATACAAACTAAACATTACGTGGGGTGATCAAGATCTCCTAAATATCATGTTCTTTCATAACCCAG AAAGCCTTTTTGTTTTTCCGTGCCAATGGAATTATCGGCCTGATCATTGTATATATGGCAGCAATTGTCAGGAAGCCGAAGAAGAAGGAATCTTTATTCTTCACGGAAATAGAGGTGTTTACCATGATGATAAGCAGCCAGCTTTCAGAGCCGTTTACGAAGCACTGCGGAAT TGTTCATTTGAAGATGACAAAATTCATTCCTTGTTGCATCCACTAGAACTGGAACTTCAAAAGACTGTACATACATATTGTGGAAGAATATACAAACTATTTATAAAACAGCTGACAAAAAGCATAAAAGATAGTTATGGTAGACCACCAAGGGAAAGGTGA